Sequence from the Paenibacillus tundrae genome:
ACAGCTTGAAAATCTCCGTTCATCAGATGATGAAACAGCTTCTCATTGTGTGTCGCAAGGGCGTAATCTATCAACGCTTCTCGCTCGACCCGCTCAGCTTCTTGCTTCAGCAGAACCTCTTCCAGATCAACGTCACCGGCTGGAACAAAAAAGTTCCGGTTCATTTGCGGCACTCGAAGCACGTAATCGAACGCATTGTCCGGATTCCGGTCATAAGCGATGATGAATCCATATTCCCCCACAGGAAGATTCTGCTCAAACGCATCCGCGACGATGACAACCTTCTCTCCTAAACGTAGCATCGTCTAACCTCCTGGTAGTCTAACTTTTAATTATTTGTATAGTCTACTAGAAAAGAATAGCGATGTCTAGGAATACTAGAATTATACAACATATTTGTGCAAAATCTTTTTTGGAGCGTTATTACGCGAACGATTATTGCCTTGTTCTCCCTATTATCGCATTCTACGATTGGAACGAATAACTACAAACCAGTACACAATAAGAGGGGTTGGAAATCCAGTGATCCCCCATAATCCCCATAACCAAGGGAAACGTCCACGTCTGCGTGCATCTTGAAAGATCCATGTACCCTGAAACAGTAATAGCACGGCGATAATGACAATCCAGATCAGTGGTACTTCATCTATAGGATAACGGAAATTATTCATGTGTAGTCTCCTTTCCGCGTTTACTCACCAACATCAAAGTTACAGCAATAGCCGCAACCACACTAACTACCTGAATACCCAAATAAACTGCAGGAGAAGAACGGATTAATAATGCACCTAACGTGAGAAGCATAATGCCCACCAACCAGAACAAGAACATTTCCAACCGATCTGCTCGACGCCTACTTTGTCTTCGATCCTTGGCCTGGGCTTCAAGTGACGCTAATGAAGGAATATTCACAGGTTCATATGCTTCGTCCAGCACCTTCATCTGTTGATTCAATCGTTCTAGCATTTCCCGCTGGGCCTGCTCATCCGATCTATTCATATTCCTGTAGCTCCTTTCTCAATTGACGAAGACCATACGCTGTGCGCGACTTCGCCGTCCCAGATGGAATATCTAACATCTGACCAATTTCATCATATCCATAGCCGTAATAATGTTTCAGAAGGACTGCTACCCGATGTTCAGGTGTTAGTCTGGTCATCGCATCCATAACATCCGTCCATTCCTCATTGCGACGTTCAAATTGCCAGCGCAACTTCCTAATCGCCTGATTCCGGATGACTTCAAGCCAGTTCTGTTCTCTTCGCCTGCGTCGTGTCTTATCAATATAAATACGTGTCGCAATAGTAATCATCCAAGATGAGAAAGCAGACG
This genomic interval carries:
- the sigY gene encoding RNA polymerase sigma factor SigY — encoded protein: MKAAELEEVRRAAEGDDSALAELLQRHYAFVYKYLVKVTMDPSLAEETVQDTMIRCMENIHRYDGSSAFSSWMITIATRIYIDKTRRRRREQNWLEVIRNQAIRKLRWQFERRNEEWTDVMDAMTRLTPEHRVAVLLKHYYGYGYDEIGQMLDIPSGTAKSRTAYGLRQLRKELQEYE
- a CDS encoding DUF5345 family protein → MNRSDEQAQREMLERLNQQMKVLDEAYEPVNIPSLASLEAQAKDRRQSRRRADRLEMFLFWLVGIMLLTLGALLIRSSPAVYLGIQVVSVVAAIAVTLMLVSKRGKETTHE